From a single Ursus arctos isolate Adak ecotype North America unplaced genomic scaffold, UrsArc2.0 scaffold_34, whole genome shotgun sequence genomic region:
- the PRELID3A gene encoding PRELI domain containing protein 3A isoform X2, translating to MKIWSSEHVFGHPWDTVIKAAMRKYPNPMNPCVVGVDVLERSVDGRGRLHSHRLLSTEWGLPGFVKAILGTSRTLTYIKEHSVVDPVEKKMELCSTNITLTNLVSVNERLVYTPHPEDPELTVLTQEAIITVKGISLGSYLESLMASTISSNARKGREALEWVIGRLNTELEGLAAPACARA from the exons CCACCCATGGGACACCGTCATCAAAGCTGCCATGAGGAAGTACCCGAATCCAATGAACCCCTGTGTCGTGGGAGTTGACGTGCTGGAGCGCAGTGTGGACGGCCGCGGCCGGCTTCACAGCCACCGCCTCCTCAGCACCGAGTGGGGCCTGCCCGGCTTCGTGAAAGCG attttgggGACCAGTAGGACTTTGACATACATCAAAGAACATTCTGTTGTGGATCcagtagaaaagaaaatggagcttTGTTCCACCAAT atcaCGCTTACCAACCTGGTGTCGGTGAACGAGAGGCTGGTGTACACGCCGCACCCGGAGGACCCTGAACT GACTGTGCTCACGCAGGAAGCCATCATCACGGTGAAGGGCATCAGCCTCGGCAGCTACCTGGAGAGTCTGATGGCCAGCACGATATCATCCAATGCCAGGAAG GGTCGCGAGGCCTTGGAGTGGGTGATCGGCCGACTTAACACGGAGTTGGAGGGCCTGGCAGCCCCCGCCTGCGCCCGAGCGTGA
- the PRELID3A gene encoding PRELI domain containing protein 3A isoform X1 produces the protein MKIWSSEHVFGHPWDTVIKAAMRKYPNPMNPCVVGVDVLERSVDGRGRLHSHRLLSTEWGLPGFVKAILGTSRTLTYIKEHSVVDPVEKKMELCSTNITLTNLVSVNERLVYTPHPEDPELTVLTQEAIITVKGISLGSYLESLMASTISSNARKMPHPKNQRRKKERTKEKKEGRRKGRKKEEISEP, from the exons CCACCCATGGGACACCGTCATCAAAGCTGCCATGAGGAAGTACCCGAATCCAATGAACCCCTGTGTCGTGGGAGTTGACGTGCTGGAGCGCAGTGTGGACGGCCGCGGCCGGCTTCACAGCCACCGCCTCCTCAGCACCGAGTGGGGCCTGCCCGGCTTCGTGAAAGCG attttgggGACCAGTAGGACTTTGACATACATCAAAGAACATTCTGTTGTGGATCcagtagaaaagaaaatggagcttTGTTCCACCAAT atcaCGCTTACCAACCTGGTGTCGGTGAACGAGAGGCTGGTGTACACGCCGCACCCGGAGGACCCTGAACT GACTGTGCTCACGCAGGAAGCCATCATCACGGTGAAGGGCATCAGCCTCGGCAGCTACCTGGAGAGTCTGATGGCCAGCACGATATCATCCAATGCCAGGAAG ATGCCTCacccaaaaaatcaaagaagaaagaaagaaagaacaaaagaaaaaaaggaaggaagaaggaaaggaagaaaaaaggaagaaataagcgAGCCTTGA
- the PRELID3A gene encoding PRELI domain containing protein 3A isoform X3 gives MKIWSSEHVFGHPWDTVIKAAMRKYPNPMNPCVVGVDVLERSVDGRGRLHSHRLLSTEWGLPGFVKAILGTSRTLTYIKEHSVVDPVEKKMELCSTNITLTNLVSVNERLVYTPHPEDPELTVLTQEAIITVKGISLGSYLESLMASTISSNARKGWAAIEWIIENSERAVS, from the exons CCACCCATGGGACACCGTCATCAAAGCTGCCATGAGGAAGTACCCGAATCCAATGAACCCCTGTGTCGTGGGAGTTGACGTGCTGGAGCGCAGTGTGGACGGCCGCGGCCGGCTTCACAGCCACCGCCTCCTCAGCACCGAGTGGGGCCTGCCCGGCTTCGTGAAAGCG attttgggGACCAGTAGGACTTTGACATACATCAAAGAACATTCTGTTGTGGATCcagtagaaaagaaaatggagcttTGTTCCACCAAT atcaCGCTTACCAACCTGGTGTCGGTGAACGAGAGGCTGGTGTACACGCCGCACCCGGAGGACCCTGAACT GACTGTGCTCACGCAGGAAGCCATCATCACGGTGAAGGGCATCAGCCTCGGCAGCTACCTGGAGAGTCTGATGGCCAGCACGATATCATCCAATGCCAGGAAG GGGTGGGCTGCTATTGAGTGGATAATTGAGAATTCCGAGCGCGCTGTGAGCTAA
- the PRELID3A gene encoding PRELI domain containing protein 3A isoform X5 has translation MKIWSSEHVFGHPWDTVIKAAMRKYPNPMNPCVVGVDVLERSVDGRGRLHSHRLLSTEWGLPGFVKAILGTSRTLTYIKEHSVVDPVEKKMELCSTNITLTNLVSVNERLVYTPHPEDPELTVLTQEAIITVKGISLGSYLESLMASTISSNARKGSS, from the exons CCACCCATGGGACACCGTCATCAAAGCTGCCATGAGGAAGTACCCGAATCCAATGAACCCCTGTGTCGTGGGAGTTGACGTGCTGGAGCGCAGTGTGGACGGCCGCGGCCGGCTTCACAGCCACCGCCTCCTCAGCACCGAGTGGGGCCTGCCCGGCTTCGTGAAAGCG attttgggGACCAGTAGGACTTTGACATACATCAAAGAACATTCTGTTGTGGATCcagtagaaaagaaaatggagcttTGTTCCACCAAT atcaCGCTTACCAACCTGGTGTCGGTGAACGAGAGGCTGGTGTACACGCCGCACCCGGAGGACCCTGAACT GACTGTGCTCACGCAGGAAGCCATCATCACGGTGAAGGGCATCAGCCTCGGCAGCTACCTGGAGAGTCTGATGGCCAGCACGATATCATCCAATGCCAGGAAG
- the PRELID3A gene encoding PRELI domain containing protein 3A isoform X6, with the protein MKIWSSEHVFGHPWDTVIKAAMRKYPNPMNPCVVGVDVLERSVDGRGRLHSHRLLSTEWGLPGFVKAILGTSRTLTYIKEHSVVDPVEKKMELCSTNQTDQRQSVTIPQEPPLALPSGGRPHPALKITAVLTSNSRDHAYQPGVGEREAGVHAAPGGP; encoded by the exons CCACCCATGGGACACCGTCATCAAAGCTGCCATGAGGAAGTACCCGAATCCAATGAACCCCTGTGTCGTGGGAGTTGACGTGCTGGAGCGCAGTGTGGACGGCCGCGGCCGGCTTCACAGCCACCGCCTCCTCAGCACCGAGTGGGGCCTGCCCGGCTTCGTGAAAGCG attttgggGACCAGTAGGACTTTGACATACATCAAAGAACATTCTGTTGTGGATCcagtagaaaagaaaatggagcttTGTTCCACCAAT CAGACAGATCAGAGACAGAGTGTGACCatcccccaggagcccccccttGCGCTCCCTTCCGGTGGgcgcccccaccctgccctcaaGATAACCGCTGTCCTGACTTCCAACAGCAGAG atcaCGCTTACCAACCTGGTGTCGGTGAACGAGAGGCTGGTGTACACGCCGCACCCGGAGGACCCTGA